In the genome of Helicobacter ibis, one region contains:
- the dxr gene encoding 1-deoxy-D-xylulose-5-phosphate reductoisomerase encodes MIVLGSTGSIGVNSLEIAKLFNIEIEALCAGYNIELLNKQIRIHNPKIVVIADKNDKGKIIKEFNGRLYFGIEGVLECLAISSSSLVINAFVGTFGLLPTIESMRQNKILALANKESLVIGGAFLDTSRIIPIDSEHFSIAYLLNNQLIQERKKFKKLYITASGGAFRDTPLNEICGKKAIHALKHPNWKMGQKITIDSATMMNKLFEILEAYWLFNSKNLDAYIERNSHIHALVEFWDGSVVAHFAKANMQFPIAYAMAKALKLSEDELSSFSNHSFVDSIDLLNVNYKLESIDTNRYKVWGFKELMLDNPKLGVVLNAANEVAVKAFLQDIIPFGQIYNIVSSALDRFCDVKPSSIEEVLLINDEVESFVRGLIV; translated from the coding sequence ATGATAGTGCTTGGTTCTACTGGATCAATAGGTGTTAATTCGTTAGAAATTGCAAAATTATTTAATATTGAAATAGAGGCATTATGTGCTGGTTATAATATCGAGCTATTAAATAAACAAATAAGAATCCATAATCCAAAAATAGTAGTAATTGCAGATAAAAATGATAAGGGCAAAATTATTAAGGAGTTTAATGGAAGGCTTTATTTTGGTATAGAAGGCGTATTAGAGTGCTTGGCTATCTCATCTAGCAGTCTTGTGATAAATGCTTTTGTTGGGACTTTTGGGTTGTTACCCACGATAGAAAGTATGAGGCAAAATAAGATTCTAGCTTTAGCTAATAAGGAATCTTTAGTGATTGGTGGTGCATTTTTGGATACTTCTAGGATTATCCCTATTGATAGTGAGCATTTTAGTATTGCTTATTTATTAAACAATCAGCTAATACAAGAGAGAAAAAAATTTAAAAAACTATATATCACTGCTAGTGGAGGGGCTTTTAGGGATACCCCATTAAATGAAATATGTGGCAAAAAGGCAATCCATGCACTAAAGCACCCTAATTGGAAAATGGGACAAAAAATCACAATAGATTCAGCTACTATGATGAATAAACTCTTTGAAATACTAGAGGCTTATTGGCTATTTAATAGCAAAAACTTAGATGCTTATATAGAGAGGAATTCCCATATACATGCATTAGTTGAGTTTTGGGACGGAAGTGTGGTGGCTCATTTTGCTAAGGCAAATATGCAGTTTCCAATTGCATATGCAATGGCTAAGGCTTTAAAATTAAGCGAAGATGAATTATCTAGTTTTTCTAATCATAGCTTTGTAGATTCTATTGATTTATTAAATGTTAATTACAAGCTAGAATCCATAGATACAAATAGATACAAAGTGTGGGGATTTAAAGAATTAATGCTTGATAATCCAAAGTTAGGTGTGGTTTTAAACGCGGCAAATGAAGTTGCAGTAAAGGCATTTTTGCAAGATATAATTCCATTTGGTCAAATATATAACATAGTCTCTTCTGCACTGGATAGATTCTGTGATGTAAAGCCAAGTAGCATAGAAGAGGTGCTTTTAATAAATGATGAGGTGGAATCTTTTGTTAGAGGGTTAATTGTGTGA